Proteins co-encoded in one Bremerella cremea genomic window:
- a CDS encoding esterase/lipase family protein has translation MVRWKPTFATLGITILIIQIASGCAMCRKGRWVDPKMVAPCPESNPKSQYPFGIWCNPCDVTSLETFSPDDQAVSLASWNAPAETASPIQRCAYEEAFLPGVTLQNVSSNAAAEEVIGRPIGRSSAMPNAVNQGGEQIETPQGSPAPQLEAPFLEPGPEFFQGDLLEGETLYLPSIREQPIPQTESADVQLRQAETYYAMAVDADKQLDESAMNMFLDAAIAAYRYLQLVPPQPKTTKATGRAWEVYHSSIARLIFIAERTGHIDKKVGIKLPVNGSYRIVEFEYINFQRTAEDFDCWHVVGDYQSRYLLTKHKTPGLGVPLVVERVRKPGDRWYPDRLPFAATAILRPECEVEAFDATTEAAIPDGTHVEQVVARLELYDPKQSGDVELNCHQVPLAKDTTAPYAFLLSNTRGESTLEALHPMDNVEDRGLFVMEPHRKGKIPVVFVHGLLSAPYTWAGIANEIDSNPDLAERYEIWAFHYPTGAPFMETAAIMREQLHDLIQEIDPSGFDRDLRNVVLVGHSMGGLLAKLQITDSGNTLWEHVAFQPVNTLDTDPKMSAYLRRMFYFTHSPSVGRVVFIGTPHQGSSYACGKLGHVSAALVHQDPSLIEAHKKLIENNPAAFRKEMRTRFPTSFDVVNPDSLLLEGIYRLPLPRGVSTHTILGNGWWTIHDGQSDGVVPVSSARLPGVQTEIMVNSKHTHLNRDAGTVCEVLRILRVHGTKPAFAG, from the coding sequence GTGGTCCGCTGGAAGCCGACATTCGCCACGCTGGGCATCACGATTCTGATTATTCAGATCGCCTCTGGCTGCGCAATGTGCCGCAAGGGACGCTGGGTCGATCCGAAAATGGTCGCCCCCTGCCCAGAATCGAATCCCAAGTCGCAATACCCATTTGGTATCTGGTGCAATCCGTGCGATGTAACCTCGCTCGAAACCTTTTCGCCTGATGATCAAGCGGTTTCTCTCGCTTCGTGGAACGCCCCTGCAGAAACCGCTAGTCCCATCCAACGGTGTGCCTACGAGGAAGCGTTCCTTCCCGGCGTTACCTTGCAGAACGTTTCCTCGAATGCCGCCGCCGAAGAAGTCATTGGTCGGCCTATCGGGCGTTCTTCCGCGATGCCCAATGCCGTCAACCAAGGTGGCGAGCAGATTGAAACACCCCAGGGGAGTCCAGCCCCTCAGCTCGAAGCTCCGTTCTTGGAACCTGGGCCAGAGTTCTTTCAAGGCGACCTGTTAGAAGGGGAAACGCTTTACCTGCCGAGCATTCGCGAACAGCCGATCCCGCAAACTGAATCGGCAGACGTGCAGCTACGCCAGGCCGAAACCTACTACGCGATGGCGGTCGACGCCGACAAGCAGCTCGACGAGTCGGCAATGAATATGTTCCTCGATGCCGCCATCGCTGCGTATCGCTACCTGCAACTGGTTCCCCCACAACCGAAAACCACCAAGGCTACCGGGCGGGCCTGGGAAGTCTACCACTCGTCGATTGCCCGTCTAATCTTCATCGCCGAGCGGACCGGGCATATCGATAAGAAGGTGGGGATCAAGCTGCCGGTCAACGGTAGTTACCGCATCGTCGAATTCGAATACATCAACTTCCAACGCACGGCCGAAGACTTCGATTGTTGGCACGTTGTCGGAGATTACCAGTCGCGTTACCTCCTCACCAAGCACAAGACGCCAGGACTTGGTGTGCCGTTGGTCGTCGAGCGTGTGCGCAAACCGGGCGATCGCTGGTACCCCGATCGTCTTCCTTTCGCGGCAACCGCCATCCTGCGTCCCGAGTGCGAAGTCGAAGCGTTTGATGCCACCACCGAAGCAGCCATCCCGGATGGCACCCATGTCGAACAAGTGGTTGCTCGCCTGGAACTGTACGATCCCAAACAATCGGGCGACGTCGAATTAAACTGCCATCAAGTCCCCTTGGCCAAGGACACGACCGCTCCTTACGCGTTCCTACTCAGTAACACACGGGGCGAATCGACGCTTGAAGCGTTGCACCCCATGGATAACGTCGAGGATCGCGGGCTGTTCGTCATGGAACCGCATCGCAAAGGCAAGATCCCCGTGGTCTTCGTCCATGGGCTGCTTTCTGCTCCGTATACTTGGGCAGGCATCGCCAACGAAATCGATAGCAATCCCGACCTGGCCGAGCGCTACGAAATTTGGGCGTTCCACTATCCCACTGGGGCTCCGTTCATGGAAACGGCGGCCATCATGCGGGAACAGCTGCACGACCTGATCCAAGAGATCGACCCCAGCGGCTTCGATCGCGATCTCCGAAACGTCGTGCTAGTCGGCCATAGCATGGGTGGTCTGCTGGCTAAGCTTCAAATCACCGATAGCGGCAACACGCTCTGGGAGCATGTCGCCTTCCAGCCGGTCAACACGCTCGATACCGATCCGAAGATGAGCGCCTATTTGCGGCGGATGTTTTACTTCACCCATTCCCCCAGCGTAGGACGCGTCGTATTTATTGGCACGCCACACCAAGGCTCCTCGTATGCTTGCGGCAAACTGGGACATGTCTCGGCAGCGCTGGTTCATCAAGATCCTTCCTTGATCGAAGCCCACAAAAAGTTAATCGAAAACAACCCGGCCGCGTTTCGGAAGGAAATGCGAACCCGTTTCCCCACCAGCTTCGACGTGGTGAACCCAGATAGCCTGCTTCTGGAAGGCATTTACCGCTTACCGCTTCCTCGTGGCGTTTCCACGCACACTATCCTGGGAAACGGCTGGTGGACAATCCACGATGGGCAAAGCGATGGCGTGGTTCCGGTTTCCAGTGCTCGCCTCCCCGGCGTTCAAACCGAGATCATGGTCAACTCGAAACACACGCACTTGAACCGCGATGCAGGCACCGTCTGCGAAGTCCTCCGCATCCTGCGTGTGCATGGCACGAAGCCAGCCTTCGCGGGTTAG
- a CDS encoding serine/threonine-protein kinase, with translation MTPEDYQKLCAAFDEAVALPPESREPWLASQFAAQPELAQQLREMLSADENSVLDVSPLHQHLAADDLTPATMPLDPEKTAISRNDSDPLHSLPGYQLLDELGRGGMGVVFKARQLSPERIVAVKMILSGQFASTQEIQRFRAEAEAAANLSHAGIVPIYEVGHFEGRHFFSMGYVEGRSLADIIREGGLSFEKIAELVLEIAQAMAHAHAVGIVHRDLKPSNILLDADNRPRVTDFGLAKRMDGNSDMTYSGQILGSPGYMAPEQASGRNDQVGQATDIYGLGAILYALLTGKPPFSAGNMIEAIDQICTVNPIPPRKLNWHVPRPLETICLKCMHKTPSARYRSMKDLADDLDAFLRHEPIKAKPLGMGERIVYWARRKPGLASQWACVILFFLYHAVSSYIIKEKISAEPWFRVSSVVIALAAGLGAWFFQRMYERPSTRKVAIYGWMTWNFLLLTGLLFLVQGAASPLSLVYLLLTAASATLYEKGLVGYTMSLAAIGYMTHVLVGATIRPSSGVDFYQATCMMLSILVLGMIQYFVVRRIRNTLESQ, from the coding sequence ATGACGCCGGAGGATTATCAAAAACTATGCGCGGCCTTTGACGAGGCAGTCGCTTTGCCACCAGAAAGCCGCGAGCCGTGGTTGGCCAGCCAGTTTGCCGCGCAGCCAGAATTGGCCCAGCAGCTGCGCGAGATGCTCTCGGCAGACGAGAACTCGGTCCTCGATGTTTCGCCGCTGCATCAGCATCTGGCCGCCGACGATCTGACCCCGGCAACCATGCCATTGGACCCTGAAAAAACAGCGATTTCTCGCAACGATAGCGACCCGCTGCACAGCTTGCCCGGTTATCAACTGCTAGATGAGTTGGGGCGTGGGGGAATGGGGGTTGTGTTTAAGGCACGCCAGCTTTCGCCTGAGCGGATTGTGGCGGTGAAGATGATTCTGTCTGGGCAGTTCGCTTCCACGCAAGAGATTCAACGTTTTCGGGCCGAAGCAGAAGCTGCCGCGAATCTTTCGCATGCCGGGATTGTGCCGATTTACGAAGTGGGGCACTTTGAAGGGCGGCACTTTTTTTCGATGGGCTACGTCGAAGGACGCAGCCTGGCCGACATCATTCGCGAAGGGGGGCTCAGCTTCGAGAAGATCGCCGAATTGGTGCTCGAAATCGCGCAAGCGATGGCCCACGCCCATGCCGTTGGGATCGTGCATCGCGACTTAAAGCCTTCCAATATTTTGCTCGATGCCGACAATCGCCCGCGCGTAACCGACTTTGGCTTGGCTAAGCGGATGGATGGCAATTCCGATATGACCTACTCTGGGCAAATCTTGGGTTCGCCTGGCTATATGGCACCTGAGCAGGCTTCAGGACGCAACGACCAAGTCGGCCAAGCGACCGATATTTACGGCTTAGGTGCGATTCTTTATGCCCTGCTGACCGGCAAGCCACCCTTTTCGGCTGGCAACATGATCGAGGCGATCGACCAGATCTGCACGGTGAATCCGATTCCGCCTCGCAAGCTCAACTGGCACGTTCCTCGCCCACTGGAAACGATCTGCCTGAAGTGCATGCACAAAACGCCTTCCGCGCGGTATCGCAGTATGAAGGACTTGGCGGACGATTTGGACGCGTTCTTGCGGCACGAACCGATTAAGGCCAAACCGCTGGGCATGGGAGAACGCATTGTCTATTGGGCCCGTCGCAAGCCAGGCTTAGCGAGCCAGTGGGCCTGTGTGATTTTGTTTTTTCTTTATCACGCGGTTAGTTCGTACATTATCAAAGAGAAAATCTCGGCTGAACCGTGGTTCCGAGTGTCGTCGGTGGTAATTGCCTTAGCGGCAGGCCTGGGGGCTTGGTTCTTTCAGCGAATGTACGAACGCCCCAGCACGCGGAAGGTCGCGATTTACGGCTGGATGACCTGGAATTTCCTGCTGCTGACCGGGCTGTTGTTCTTGGTGCAAGGGGCGGCGAGTCCCCTGTCGCTGGTCTATCTGCTGCTAACGGCTGCCAGTGCCACGCTGTACGAGAAAGGTCTCGTCGGTTACACGATGAGCCTGGCCGCGATTGGCTATATGACGCACGTTCTGGTCGGAGCCACCATTCGCCCCAGCTCTGGCGTCGACTTCTATCAGGCCACCTGCATGATGCTTTCGATTCTCGTGCTAGGCATGATTCAATATTTCGTCGTCCGCCGCATTCGAAACACGCTGGAATCGCAGTAA
- a CDS encoding glycosyltransferase family 4 protein: MMTVPEISGHNIGFVGTRFAGTDGVSLEAAKWAKVLWDNKHVSYWYGGKMDTHPDITSLVPHAYFGHPDIQWINRRIFGTTTRDPEVSRRIFALAEYLKHTLYEFTRRFNIEVMIVQNALCIPMNVPLGVAITMFIAETGFPTIAHHHDFYWERDRFSVNAVSDILSMAFPPTLPSMQHVTINLPGQMDLSHRKGQSSILVPNVLNFEDPPVRDDYHESFKEDIGLSYDDIVILQPTRVVPRKGIEHAIALVNSLNNPKYKLVVTHESGDEGDEYKNALQEMADRQNVDIRFVAERVGEERSIGPDGKKLYTLGDCYAAADFISYPSLYEGFGNALIEAFYFKKPILVNRYSIFVTDIEPKGFKVVTMNGYLTKDVVTQVRNLIEDEAYRQEVVEHNFELGKRFFSYSVLKRKLRALVTNFTGMDDL, translated from the coding sequence ATGATGACCGTACCTGAAATCTCAGGCCATAATATTGGCTTTGTAGGAACCCGTTTTGCCGGCACCGATGGTGTTTCGCTTGAAGCGGCTAAATGGGCCAAAGTCCTCTGGGACAACAAGCACGTCAGTTATTGGTACGGCGGCAAGATGGATACCCATCCTGATATTACCAGCTTGGTACCGCACGCCTATTTTGGGCATCCTGACATTCAATGGATCAATCGCCGGATTTTCGGCACCACCACCCGCGATCCAGAAGTTTCGCGGCGCATTTTCGCGTTGGCAGAATACTTAAAGCACACGCTGTACGAGTTTACCCGGCGTTTCAATATCGAAGTGATGATCGTGCAAAACGCACTTTGCATCCCGATGAACGTTCCGCTGGGGGTTGCGATTACGATGTTTATCGCGGAAACCGGGTTTCCGACCATCGCGCACCATCACGATTTCTACTGGGAACGCGATCGTTTTAGCGTCAACGCGGTCAGTGACATCCTTTCGATGGCCTTTCCCCCGACGCTTCCTTCGATGCAGCATGTCACGATTAACTTGCCTGGGCAAATGGATTTGTCTCACCGTAAAGGCCAATCATCGATCCTAGTTCCCAACGTCCTTAACTTCGAAGATCCCCCGGTCCGCGACGATTATCACGAATCGTTTAAAGAAGACATCGGTTTGTCGTATGATGATATCGTGATCTTGCAGCCCACCCGCGTGGTGCCGCGCAAAGGGATCGAGCATGCGATCGCGCTGGTCAATTCGCTGAACAACCCCAAGTACAAATTGGTGGTCACGCACGAATCTGGCGACGAAGGAGATGAATACAAGAACGCCCTGCAAGAGATGGCCGATCGACAAAATGTCGACATCCGTTTCGTTGCCGAGCGTGTCGGCGAAGAACGCAGCATCGGCCCCGATGGCAAGAAGCTTTACACGCTGGGCGATTGCTACGCCGCAGCAGACTTTATCAGCTACCCCAGCCTATACGAAGGCTTCGGCAACGCGTTGATCGAAGCGTTTTATTTCAAAAAACCGATCCTCGTGAATCGGTATTCGATTTTCGTGACCGACATCGAACCGAAGGGGTTCAAAGTGGTCACGATGAACGGCTACCTCACCAAGGACGTCGTTACTCAGGTACGAAACCTGATCGAGGATGAAGCGTATCGCCAGGAAGTCGTCGAGCACAACTTCGAGCTCGGCAAGCGATTTTTCAGCTACTCAGTGCTCAAACGGAAATTGCGGGCCTTGGTGACGAACTTCACCGGTATGGACGACCTGTAA
- a CDS encoding PVC-type heme-binding CxxCH protein, giving the protein MTRPTSFAALILGLSVSLLASSVASAAPKLELKKGDKIVYIGNTLAERMQYFPHFETRLQARFPELNLTVRDLGWSADELTLRPRSKNFDDHGTRLVDHKPDVIFAFFGFNESFAGKEGLPKFEKDLEQFIKKTQETKYNGKAPQLVLVSPIPHEDLHSRFLPDGKQNNENLAAYTKLMQAVAERNNVPFADMFTAMQPAMDQDTNLTINGVHLNDEGYQVFGKLLDEDLFGPAPQYKTELAKLYPEVKEKDLQFFYDHRAVNGYYIYGDRKNPFGVVNFPAEFEKLRKMIVNRDHRIWQVANGESVPAEIDDSNTGEFTRIETNVNRPVDIFSPESEQKTFSLPEGYEINLFASEVEFPELENPVQLAFDAKGRLWVTTMQNYPMYLPGTPPDDKILILEDTDNDGTADKSITFADGLHVPTGIEIGDGGAYVAQQPNLMFLKDTDGDDKADERTLILHGFDSADSHHSISAFTWGPGGGLYFQEGTFHHSQVETPYGPERLKNAGIFRFEPLTDKLDVFVSYGFANPWGHTFDDWGQNFVADASGGANYYGTAFSGDVVYPHKHGSMQQFLKKQWRPTAGCELVSSRNFPESAQGNYLLNNCIGFQGILQYKMKDDGSGFHADPVDPLLVSKDTSFRPVDIQFGPDGALYIVDWYNPLVGHMQHSLRDPKRDKHHGRIWRIRYTGNDLVKAPQIADQPIEALLELLKEPEYRTRYRVRRELRNHDPDKVSAAVDTWISELDENDPNYSHNMLEGLWVKQNLDVVDTELLKRMLTDGDFRARAAATRVLCYWRDRVPGALDLLEVQVNDEHPRVRLEAIRALSFFDGEDLDRAQEIALQSLIHDQDYYLEYTLKETLATLEKRANQE; this is encoded by the coding sequence ATGACCCGACCCACGTCTTTCGCGGCCTTGATTTTGGGCCTCAGCGTGTCGTTGCTTGCTTCTTCGGTCGCCTCTGCGGCCCCCAAGTTAGAACTGAAGAAGGGAGACAAGATTGTCTACATCGGCAACACGCTGGCCGAACGGATGCAGTACTTCCCCCACTTTGAAACACGCCTGCAAGCCCGCTTTCCGGAACTGAATCTGACGGTGCGCGACTTAGGATGGTCGGCCGACGAATTGACGCTTCGCCCTCGTAGCAAAAACTTCGACGATCACGGCACCCGCTTGGTAGACCATAAGCCAGACGTGATCTTCGCCTTCTTTGGTTTCAACGAATCGTTCGCCGGCAAAGAAGGGCTGCCCAAGTTCGAGAAAGACCTCGAGCAATTCATCAAAAAGACGCAAGAAACGAAGTACAACGGCAAGGCCCCACAACTGGTCCTCGTCTCGCCGATCCCGCACGAAGACCTCCACTCGCGGTTCCTGCCCGATGGCAAACAAAACAACGAAAACCTGGCCGCTTATACCAAGTTGATGCAAGCCGTGGCCGAGCGGAATAACGTTCCCTTCGCCGATATGTTTACCGCCATGCAGCCAGCGATGGATCAAGATACCAATCTGACGATCAACGGCGTTCACTTAAACGACGAAGGGTATCAAGTCTTCGGCAAACTGCTCGATGAAGACCTCTTCGGCCCTGCTCCGCAGTACAAAACCGAGCTGGCCAAACTTTACCCGGAAGTGAAAGAGAAAGACCTGCAGTTCTTTTACGATCACCGCGCGGTCAATGGTTACTACATTTATGGTGACCGAAAAAATCCCTTCGGCGTGGTGAATTTTCCGGCGGAGTTTGAAAAACTGCGGAAGATGATCGTCAATCGCGACCACCGAATCTGGCAAGTCGCAAACGGCGAAAGCGTGCCAGCCGAGATCGACGATAGCAACACCGGCGAGTTCACTCGTATCGAAACGAACGTCAATCGCCCAGTAGATATCTTCTCGCCGGAATCCGAGCAGAAAACGTTCTCGCTGCCGGAAGGGTACGAAATCAATCTGTTCGCATCCGAAGTCGAATTTCCCGAACTAGAAAACCCGGTTCAACTGGCGTTCGATGCGAAAGGGCGGCTGTGGGTCACCACCATGCAAAACTACCCGATGTACCTGCCTGGTACACCGCCGGACGACAAGATCTTGATTCTGGAAGATACCGATAACGACGGAACCGCCGACAAAAGCATCACCTTCGCTGACGGCTTGCATGTTCCCACCGGTATCGAAATCGGCGACGGCGGAGCTTACGTCGCCCAGCAGCCGAACTTGATGTTCCTGAAAGATACCGATGGCGACGATAAAGCAGACGAACGAACGCTCATTCTGCATGGCTTCGATTCCGCCGACTCGCACCACTCGATCAGCGCTTTTACGTGGGGGCCTGGTGGTGGGCTTTATTTCCAAGAAGGGACGTTCCATCACTCGCAAGTCGAAACCCCTTACGGGCCGGAACGCCTGAAGAACGCCGGCATCTTCCGCTTCGAGCCACTGACCGACAAGCTTGATGTTTTTGTCTCGTACGGGTTCGCCAATCCTTGGGGACACACGTTTGACGATTGGGGACAAAACTTCGTCGCCGACGCTTCCGGTGGCGCCAACTACTACGGCACGGCCTTTAGTGGCGATGTGGTTTATCCCCATAAGCATGGCAGCATGCAGCAGTTCCTCAAGAAGCAGTGGCGGCCAACCGCTGGCTGCGAATTGGTCTCCAGCCGCAACTTCCCCGAATCGGCCCAAGGCAATTACCTGCTGAACAACTGCATTGGTTTCCAAGGGATTCTGCAGTACAAGATGAAGGATGACGGTAGCGGCTTCCATGCCGACCCGGTCGATCCACTGTTAGTCTCGAAGGATACCAGCTTCCGCCCGGTCGATATTCAGTTCGGCCCTGATGGGGCTTTGTACATTGTCGACTGGTACAACCCGCTGGTCGGTCACATGCAACACTCGCTGCGTGACCCGAAACGGGATAAGCACCATGGTCGAATCTGGCGTATTCGTTACACCGGCAACGACCTTGTCAAAGCTCCGCAAATTGCCGATCAACCGATCGAAGCACTGTTGGAACTGCTCAAGGAACCAGAATACCGCACACGTTATCGCGTTCGGCGTGAACTTCGTAACCATGATCCCGACAAGGTTTCTGCTGCGGTCGACACATGGATAAGCGAACTGGACGAGAACGATCCGAACTACAGCCATAACATGCTGGAAGGCTTGTGGGTGAAGCAGAACCTGGACGTGGTCGATACCGAACTGCTAAAGCGCATGCTAACCGACGGCGACTTCCGTGCCCGCGCTGCGGCGACGCGCGTGCTGTGCTACTGGCGTGACCGCGTCCCTGGCGCACTCGACCTGTTGGAAGTGCAAGTCAACGACGAACACCCACGTGTTCGCCTGGAAGCGATTCGGGCCCTGAGCTTCTTCGACGGCGAAGATCTCGACCGCGCCCAAGAGATTGCTCTTCAATCTTTGATTCACGATCAAGATTACTACCTTGAGTACACGTTGAAGGAAACGTTGGCAACGCTCGAAAAGCGTGCCAACCAGGAGTAG
- a CDS encoding glycosyltransferase gives MNLAIVHHHLNRGGVTQVILNHLRSLHESGAGEKYERIVVFYGGRASGWPTQKEPALARVELEAIPSIDYDTEVPPDQPPPYDAMAEALRRLELSPESTLLHVHNHTLGKNVAWPAALRQLACDGYRLLLQLHDFAEDFRPENYRRQVAYYQDQQSGMQEVYFQASHVQYAVLNSRDRAILRQAGVEENRLTWLPNPVPAFPPLPHYADARKKLREKFKVSEQDRYVVYPVRGIRRKNVGELVLWSALCPRPATFGITLAPVNPAELTSYEMWKAFAQEKNLPCKFDVGGEEGLTFHENLAAADAIINTSVAEGFGLVFLEAWLTENLLIGRDLPEISADFKAAGLRLDSLTPAIWIPVRSPISGCELFSLANYRQRLIELYRDVLSDFGQDLSEMTTVEQQLDQRLSEEWIDFAFLTTAAQREVIDSVVRDKDLAEAIVDANEQVMRPLIQPNANFDATIEANAKVVLSRFGLQDTGERLRDQYARLMQQAVGPVSGLESAGSILRQFVALTRFHPVRLESS, from the coding sequence ATGAATCTGGCAATCGTGCATCATCACCTGAATCGTGGTGGCGTGACTCAAGTGATTTTGAATCATCTACGTTCGCTCCATGAATCGGGTGCCGGAGAAAAGTACGAACGAATTGTCGTATTCTACGGCGGCCGGGCATCCGGTTGGCCGACGCAGAAAGAGCCAGCGCTCGCCCGCGTCGAACTGGAAGCGATCCCCAGCATCGATTACGACACGGAAGTTCCCCCCGACCAACCGCCCCCGTACGACGCCATGGCCGAAGCGCTGCGTCGCTTAGAGCTTTCGCCAGAGTCGACATTGCTGCATGTCCACAACCATACGCTCGGCAAAAACGTCGCGTGGCCGGCGGCGCTGCGGCAGTTGGCGTGCGATGGGTATCGCTTGCTGCTGCAACTGCACGACTTTGCCGAGGACTTTCGGCCAGAAAACTACCGCCGCCAAGTCGCTTATTACCAAGACCAACAGAGCGGCATGCAAGAGGTTTACTTTCAAGCCTCGCATGTGCAATATGCCGTACTCAACTCGCGCGATCGCGCCATCTTGCGGCAAGCTGGCGTGGAAGAGAATCGTTTGACCTGGCTGCCCAATCCGGTGCCCGCATTTCCTCCGCTGCCACACTACGCCGACGCCCGTAAGAAATTACGGGAGAAGTTCAAGGTGTCGGAACAAGATCGATACGTGGTTTACCCGGTGCGTGGCATTCGCCGTAAGAATGTGGGGGAACTGGTTCTCTGGTCGGCACTTTGCCCCCGCCCAGCCACCTTTGGCATTACCTTGGCCCCGGTGAACCCTGCCGAGTTGACTTCGTACGAAATGTGGAAGGCGTTTGCCCAAGAGAAAAACCTGCCTTGCAAGTTTGATGTCGGTGGCGAAGAAGGGCTCACGTTTCACGAGAACCTGGCCGCAGCCGATGCGATCATCAATACCAGCGTGGCGGAAGGTTTTGGGCTCGTATTTCTGGAAGCATGGCTGACCGAGAACTTACTCATTGGCCGCGATCTACCAGAGATTTCTGCCGACTTCAAAGCGGCCGGCTTGCGGCTCGATAGCTTAACTCCAGCGATTTGGATTCCTGTTCGCTCTCCGATTAGCGGCTGCGAACTTTTTTCCCTGGCCAACTATCGCCAGCGTTTGATCGAGCTTTATCGAGATGTCCTGAGCGACTTTGGCCAGGACTTATCGGAGATGACCACCGTCGAGCAGCAACTCGACCAGCGGCTCAGCGAAGAGTGGATTGATTTCGCCTTTCTGACCACCGCAGCCCAGCGTGAAGTGATCGACTCGGTTGTGCGGGACAAAGACTTGGCCGAGGCCATTGTCGACGCGAACGAACAAGTCATGCGTCCCTTGATTCAACCGAATGCAAACTTCGATGCCACCATCGAAGCCAACGCGAAAGTCGTCCTCAGCCGCTTCGGTTTGCAAGACACCGGCGAACGTCTACGCGATCAATACGCACGGCTGATGCAGCAAGCCGTGGGCCCGGTCAGTGGCCTGGAAAGTGCTGGCAGTATTTTACGACAGTTTGTCGCTCTCACTCGATTTCATCCTGTGCGTTTGGAAAGCTCATGA
- a CDS encoding sigma-70 family RNA polymerase sigma factor codes for MSDDVESLLASLSEGNQAAADRLLPVLYQELKLIANQHMRNERADHTLQATALVHEAFLKLVDQNRVQWQGKAHFCAVASNIMRRILVDHARTKNAAKRGKGAQRITLEEGLVAGDPQSNVDLVELDELLTELGNLNPRHAKIIEMRYFAGMTVEETAAALDVSVSTVKGDWRMAKAWLTSRLESDQDSTTG; via the coding sequence ATGAGTGACGATGTCGAAAGCTTGCTCGCTTCTCTTTCCGAAGGGAACCAGGCCGCAGCAGATAGGCTTCTCCCGGTGTTGTACCAGGAATTAAAATTGATCGCCAATCAGCATATGCGCAACGAACGGGCCGATCATACCTTGCAAGCGACCGCCCTGGTACACGAAGCTTTCTTGAAATTGGTCGATCAAAATCGGGTTCAGTGGCAGGGAAAAGCTCATTTCTGCGCGGTGGCTTCCAATATCATGCGGCGGATTCTGGTCGATCATGCACGCACGAAGAATGCCGCCAAGCGGGGCAAAGGGGCACAGCGAATCACCCTGGAAGAAGGTCTCGTCGCAGGCGATCCACAAAGCAACGTCGACCTGGTCGAGCTCGACGAACTGCTCACCGAACTGGGCAATCTCAATCCGCGGCACGCTAAGATTATCGAGATGCGCTACTTTGCCGGCATGACGGTCGAAGAGACAGCAGCGGCGCTGGACGTGTCGGTTTCAACCGTCAAAGGAGATTGGCGCATGGCCAAAGCCTGGCTGACTTCGCGTTTGGAAAGCGACCAAGATTCAACTACGGGTTAA
- a CDS encoding HAD family hydrolase, which yields MNPFTEILNRNRHPLEPIATELPSQLKELPGIQAVLFDIYGTLLVSGSGDVGTAMEMTKGDALEAAWQACGVTSQIPAEEMVQQFYAVIQGDHKTATKRGTSYPEIVVEEIWQKVFAAAIDNNQVTVPPDFNPAVFALEFESRVNPVWPMPHMKEVLDTLQERGITLGIISNAQFFTPKIMEYFLGSSLEEIGFQPENCFFSYQHRVAKPGKDLYLAAAQTLAGAGIDMCHILYVGNDMLNDVQPAAQVGMKTALFAGDQRSLRLRKDDARMLPIQPDVTLTSLPDILACLPR from the coding sequence ATGAACCCCTTCACGGAAATCCTCAATCGCAACCGTCACCCGCTGGAACCGATCGCCACCGAGTTGCCTTCGCAATTGAAAGAGCTTCCAGGCATTCAGGCCGTGCTGTTCGATATCTATGGCACGCTGCTGGTCAGTGGCAGTGGCGATGTGGGCACGGCGATGGAGATGACCAAGGGGGATGCCTTAGAAGCGGCGTGGCAGGCCTGTGGCGTGACCAGCCAAATCCCGGCCGAGGAGATGGTGCAGCAGTTCTATGCGGTGATCCAGGGTGATCACAAAACTGCCACTAAAAGAGGCACTTCTTATCCCGAGATCGTTGTGGAAGAAATTTGGCAAAAAGTTTTTGCCGCCGCGATCGACAATAATCAGGTTACCGTCCCCCCTGATTTTAACCCAGCCGTTTTCGCCCTCGAGTTTGAATCGAGGGTGAATCCGGTGTGGCCGATGCCTCATATGAAAGAAGTGCTAGACACCCTCCAAGAGCGCGGAATTACCCTGGGAATTATCAGCAATGCCCAGTTCTTTACGCCGAAAATCATGGAATACTTCCTCGGATCGTCCCTTGAGGAAATTGGCTTCCAGCCGGAGAACTGTTTTTTTTCCTACCAGCATCGTGTCGCCAAGCCCGGAAAAGACCTTTATTTGGCCGCTGCCCAAACGCTGGCCGGCGCGGGGATTGATATGTGTCATATTCTGTATGTTGGCAACGACATGCTGAACGACGTCCAGCCCGCCGCGCAAGTTGGCATGAAAACTGCACTATTCGCCGGCGACCAGCGCAGTCTTCGACTGCGGAAGGACGATGCTCGAATGTTGCCAATTCAACCTGATGTTACGCTCACAAGTCTTCCAGACATTTTGGCCTGCCTTCCGAGATAA